The Desulfobulbaceae bacterium DB1 genome includes a region encoding these proteins:
- a CDS encoding riboflavin synthase subunit alpha has product MFTGIIQGKGKLIEKRPAGGGLVFGVEADFDLADPQEGESIACNGVCLTAKKIAGRRFEVDVSPESLSRTTLGDIGLGMMMNLERALRLSDRLGGHLVSGHVDAVTPVLARRPEGDFVRFVFAVPEGQGKYIIEKGSITINGISLTVNSCDDKTFSVAIIPHTLEVTTLGRLNQGDMVNIEVDLIGKYVEKLLLFNDSGKKPQPSKISSAFLAEHGFF; this is encoded by the coding sequence ATGTTTACCGGAATCATTCAGGGAAAGGGAAAGCTGATAGAAAAACGACCTGCCGGCGGAGGATTGGTTTTCGGCGTTGAGGCGGATTTCGACCTTGCCGATCCGCAGGAGGGCGAATCCATCGCCTGCAACGGGGTCTGCCTGACGGCAAAAAAAATTGCCGGGCGCCGGTTTGAGGTGGATGTGTCGCCCGAGAGCCTGTCGCGCACCACTCTCGGCGATATCGGACTCGGCATGATGATGAATCTGGAACGGGCCTTGCGGCTTTCTGATCGTCTGGGCGGTCATCTGGTCAGCGGTCACGTTGATGCCGTCACCCCGGTGCTTGCACGAAGACCGGAGGGGGATTTTGTCCGTTTTGTTTTTGCGGTTCCCGAGGGCCAGGGGAAATACATTATTGAAAAGGGGTCGATTACCATCAACGGCATCAGCCTCACGGTGAATTCCTGCGATGACAAAACCTTTTCCGTGGCCATTATCCCTCATACCCTGGAAGTGACGACTCTGGGGCGTCTCAACCAGGGAGACATGGTCAATATCGAGGTTGACCTCATCGGCAAGTATGTGGAAAAGCTGCTGCTGTTCAATGACAGCGGGAAAAAACCGCAACCGTCGAAAATCAGCTCCGCCTTTCTGGCTGAGCACGGGTTTTTTTAA
- a CDS encoding PemK family transcriptional regulator yields the protein MIFQDKYGTLLTDAIKVVTVALFKDLFNSSNINTVVVCTLTSNLKRGQAPGNITLNMGEANLPKKNVVNISQIYTVNKSELTELIGKVSEKRMGEILEGLKLLTEPKSL from the coding sequence ATTATCTTCCAGGACAAATATGGCACCTTACTCACCGATGCCATAAAAGTAGTTACCGTGGCCCTATTCAAGGACCTATTTAATTCAAGCAACATAAACACGGTTGTTGTCTGCACTTTGACATCAAATTTAAAAAGAGGACAGGCCCCTGGAAACATAACCCTAAATATGGGGGAAGCTAATTTGCCTAAAAAAAACGTTGTCAATATTTCCCAGATCTATACGGTCAACAAAAGTGAATTGACAGAATTAATTGGCAAGGTATCGGAAAAAAGAATGGGCGAAATTCTTGAAGGACTGAAATTACTCACTGAGCCAAAGAGTTTATGA
- a CDS encoding transcription antitermination factor NusB, whose product MSLRRKSRELALQCLYQIDQSGNFEADVAGMSDHFDVNKKAVPYAQELVEGIRLHWQELNTLIEDHAKNWRLTRMAVIDRNILRIAAFELTHMNDVPASVALNEAIEIAKRFSTDDAAPFINGILDSMCRSVRKA is encoded by the coding sequence ATGAGTCTTCGACGGAAATCAAGGGAACTCGCCCTCCAATGCCTTTATCAGATTGATCAGAGCGGTAATTTTGAGGCGGATGTCGCCGGGATGAGTGATCATTTCGACGTCAATAAAAAAGCGGTTCCCTATGCCCAGGAACTTGTCGAAGGCATTCGCCTGCACTGGCAGGAATTGAACACGTTGATCGAGGATCATGCGAAGAACTGGCGGCTGACCCGCATGGCCGTCATCGACCGTAATATTCTCCGCATCGCCGCCTTTGAACTGACCCACATGAACGATGTTCCGGCATCCGTCGCTCTCAATGAAGCGATTGAAATAGCCAAGCGCTTCAGCACCGATGACGCCGCGCCCTTCATTAACGGCATCCTGGATTCCATGTGTCGCAGCGTCAGAAAAGCATAG
- a CDS encoding group II intron reverse transcriptase/maturase, producing MNPSGGANGRRVADPPNPDEHLLEQILSRPNMTMAWERVKANKGAPGVDNMPIDDFLAFAREHWEKIRSSIFAGTYQPMPVKRVEIPKATGGTRPLGIPAVLDRLIQQAIAQVLLPIFDPHFSESSFGFRPGRSAHNAVYQVRDYIRKGHRVAVDADLAKFFDTVEHDVLMCRVSRKVRDKRVLQLIGKYLRAGVMINGRREETRKGVPQGGPLSPLLANILLDDLDKELEKRGHRFARYADDFVILVKSRRAAERVMASVTRFLERKLKLKVNQDKSKVASTNEITFLGFTFKGASIRWSDKAFARFKQRVKELTGRSWGVSMEYRLIKLAEYLRGWMGYFGKSEHYRPIPEIDHWLRRRVRMCYWKQWRYCRTKVRELTKLGTYLRTAISAGMSRKGPWRLSRTLATQSGMTNQWLKDQGLLSVKDLWVNIHYPATAR from the coding sequence ATGAACCCGTCCGGGGGAGCGAATGGTCGGCGCGTTGCAGATCCGCCCAATCCCGATGAACACCTGCTGGAACAGATTCTTTCCCGGCCGAACATGACCATGGCCTGGGAACGGGTCAAGGCCAACAAGGGAGCGCCGGGCGTGGATAACATGCCCATTGACGATTTCCTGGCCTTTGCCCGCGAACACTGGGAGAAAATCCGTTCATCCATCTTTGCAGGCACCTACCAACCCATGCCGGTCAAGCGGGTAGAGATCCCGAAAGCAACAGGCGGCACCCGCCCCCTGGGGATTCCCGCCGTGCTTGACCGCCTGATCCAACAAGCCATTGCCCAGGTTTTGCTGCCGATCTTTGACCCGCACTTTTCGGAATCGAGTTTCGGATTCCGTCCGGGACGTTCGGCCCACAATGCCGTTTACCAGGTTCGTGATTACATCCGCAAGGGACATCGCGTCGCAGTGGATGCCGACCTGGCGAAATTTTTCGACACCGTGGAGCACGACGTCCTCATGTGCCGGGTCAGCAGAAAGGTGCGCGATAAGCGCGTCTTGCAGCTGATCGGCAAGTACCTGCGGGCTGGGGTGATGATCAACGGCCGCAGGGAGGAAACCCGCAAGGGCGTTCCCCAGGGCGGGCCGCTGTCGCCGCTTCTGGCCAACATCCTCCTGGATGACCTCGATAAGGAACTGGAGAAACGCGGACATCGTTTCGCCCGCTACGCCGATGACTTTGTCATTTTGGTGAAGAGTCGCCGGGCGGCGGAACGGGTCATGGCGAGCGTCACCCGCTTTCTTGAACGCAAGCTCAAGCTTAAGGTCAATCAGGACAAAAGCAAGGTGGCCTCAACCAACGAGATCACCTTTCTCGGTTTTACCTTCAAGGGAGCCAGTATCCGCTGGTCGGACAAGGCGTTTGCCAGATTCAAGCAGCGCGTCAAGGAACTGACCGGCCGGAGCTGGGGTGTCTCCATGGAATACCGTCTTATCAAGCTGGCCGAGTACCTGCGCGGCTGGATGGGCTACTTTGGGAAATCGGAGCATTATCGACCAATCCCGGAAATAGACCACTGGCTACGCCGCAGGGTGCGCATGTGCTATTGGAAGCAATGGCGATACTGCCGCACCAAGGTTCGTGAGCTGACAAAGCTTGGAACTTACCTGCGAACCGCTATTTCGGCCGGCATGAGCCGGAAAGGTCCATGGCGGCTCTCCCGCACGCTGGCCACCCAGTCGGGCATGACCAATCAGTGGCTTAAGGATCAAGGTTTGCTGTCTGTCAAAGATCTGTGGGTAAACATCCATTACCCGGCTACGGCTCGGTAG
- a CDS encoding nitroreductase — protein sequence MIQFHVDEELCIQCGECEVECPAGVITLEEFPVITDEQGCFQCQHCLAVCPTAAVSILGRNPDESVVLAGNMPDPARLATLIKGRRSVRRYKQEDLPPEMIDELLEIACHAPTGVNARSVLFTVVKQRTVMDTLRAEVMARLAHLKDSGQLPEGFLGQYLGRAVQAWQEAGKDIIFRGAPHLLVTSAPQDAPCPVQDTHIALTTFQLMAHARGVGTVWDGLFMMVVSLCPDLVGRLGIPANHTLGFAMAFGAPAVEYHRTVQRGPALVNVVK from the coding sequence ATGATCCAGTTTCACGTTGATGAGGAGCTCTGCATCCAGTGTGGCGAATGCGAGGTTGAATGTCCGGCCGGGGTCATCACCCTGGAGGAGTTCCCGGTGATCACCGACGAGCAGGGCTGCTTTCAGTGCCAGCACTGTCTTGCCGTATGCCCCACCGCTGCCGTATCGATTCTCGGTAGAAATCCCGATGAGAGTGTTGTGCTTGCCGGCAATATGCCGGACCCCGCCCGGCTGGCAACCCTGATCAAGGGCCGGCGGTCCGTCCGCCGTTATAAGCAGGAGGACCTGCCGCCTGAAATGATTGACGAGCTGCTGGAGATTGCCTGCCATGCCCCGACTGGCGTCAACGCCCGCAGCGTGCTGTTCACCGTGGTCAAGCAGCGGACGGTCATGGATACCCTGCGGGCAGAGGTGATGGCGCGTCTGGCGCACCTGAAGGATAGCGGGCAATTGCCGGAGGGCTTTCTCGGCCAGTATCTCGGCCGGGCCGTGCAGGCCTGGCAGGAGGCGGGCAAGGACATCATCTTCCGGGGGGCGCCGCATCTGCTGGTGACAAGCGCCCCGCAGGACGCCCCCTGTCCGGTGCAGGACACCCACATCGCCCTGACCACCTTCCAGCTCATGGCCCATGCCCGGGGTGTCGGCACGGTGTGGGACGGCCTGTTCATGATGGTGGTCTCCCTCTGCCCCGACCTGGTCGGTCGGCTCGGCATCCCGGCAAATCACACCCTGGGATTTGCCATGGCCTTTGGAGCGCCGGCTGTGGAATACCACCGCACGGTGCAGCGCGGCCCGGCCCTGGTCAATGTTGTCAAGTGA
- a CDS encoding cell division protein FtsK — protein sequence MGQEVAAVLALVSALFLLLCLVSFTPPVENSAGASAANWCGMVGHFLATFLLGFLGLSSFWFPVLLFFFGLSIFFADSSLNRLPFICGGCTGLLLASSGLFGSLSWENLPFFGRDYPLAGYVGANLFDFISKFVGWTGAFLFFLTLLVLSLMATVRFSPFFVGKRMVTTCGTLNRKIRERRQLKEKAGNPPQSPVAGKEKGVDDPGPLPLIIPQLHEPVTVRSNTVATDFQPLPVKSGEYHLPSIGLLDLSPEDEVKIDREHYIEVSRALELKLADFGVQGKVTGISPGPVITTYEFAPAPGVKINKIVALADDLALGLQAESVRIVGSIPGKSALGIEIPNPHRKIVTIRDIMATEKFQKAESKLTLGLGMDVVGRPVCTDLARMPHLLIAGATGAGKSVAINTIICSILFKATPDEVRLLMVDPKRIELSTYEAIPHLLHPVVVDPKMASRALQWAVREMERRYLLMEEQRVKSFASYNESAEEKLPYIVIIIDELADLMMVSSNEVETAVARLAQMARAAGMHLILATQRPSVDVLTGLIKANFPTRMSFKVSSKIDSRTILDTSGAEHLLGAGDMLLLPPGSSRLKRIHGAYISEHESERIVNFLKEQASPRYDESVMQVVEKEDNNSENGGDEDFDEKYDEAVAFVCEAGQASISMIQRRLRVGYNRAARMIETMEKEGVIGPSDGAKPREILAKKNY from the coding sequence CTGGGGCAGGAGGTTGCTGCTGTATTGGCATTGGTCTCCGCCCTTTTTCTGCTGCTCTGTCTTGTCAGTTTCACCCCGCCCGTGGAAAATTCCGCCGGCGCTTCCGCTGCCAACTGGTGCGGCATGGTCGGCCATTTCCTGGCGACTTTTCTTCTCGGTTTTCTCGGGCTCAGTTCCTTCTGGTTCCCGGTTCTTCTCTTCTTTTTCGGCCTCTCAATATTTTTCGCCGATTCTTCCCTCAATCGACTGCCCTTTATCTGCGGCGGCTGTACCGGGCTGTTGCTGGCGAGCAGCGGGCTTTTCGGCTCTCTGTCCTGGGAAAACCTGCCGTTTTTCGGTCGGGATTATCCTTTGGCCGGGTATGTGGGCGCCAATCTCTTTGATTTTATATCAAAATTTGTCGGCTGGACCGGCGCGTTTCTTTTTTTTCTTACCCTCCTTGTCCTGTCGCTCATGGCAACGGTTCGCTTTTCTCCCTTTTTCGTCGGCAAGCGAATGGTAACCACCTGCGGCACCTTGAACAGGAAAATTCGCGAACGTCGTCAGTTGAAGGAAAAAGCGGGAAATCCGCCGCAATCGCCGGTCGCGGGCAAAGAAAAGGGCGTGGATGATCCCGGACCGCTGCCGCTGATCATTCCTCAGCTGCATGAACCGGTTACCGTGAGGAGCAATACGGTCGCCACAGACTTCCAGCCGTTGCCGGTGAAATCGGGCGAGTATCATCTCCCTTCAATCGGCTTGCTGGACCTTTCGCCCGAGGACGAGGTGAAAATCGACCGGGAACATTATATCGAGGTCAGCCGGGCCCTTGAATTGAAACTGGCCGATTTCGGCGTCCAGGGAAAGGTTACCGGTATCTCTCCCGGACCGGTGATCACCACCTATGAATTTGCCCCGGCCCCAGGGGTGAAGATAAACAAGATTGTTGCCCTGGCCGATGACCTTGCCTTGGGACTGCAGGCGGAAAGCGTCCGGATTGTCGGCTCCATTCCCGGCAAATCCGCCCTGGGTATTGAAATTCCCAACCCGCACCGAAAAATAGTGACCATTCGCGACATAATGGCCACCGAAAAATTCCAAAAGGCGGAATCAAAGCTCACCCTGGGCCTCGGCATGGACGTGGTCGGCCGCCCGGTGTGCACTGATCTGGCCCGCATGCCGCATCTGCTCATTGCCGGCGCCACCGGGGCCGGCAAAAGCGTGGCGATCAATACCATCATCTGCAGCATACTGTTCAAGGCAACCCCTGATGAGGTGCGGTTGTTGATGGTGGATCCGAAGCGGATCGAGCTGTCCACCTATGAGGCGATACCGCATCTGCTGCATCCCGTGGTGGTTGACCCGAAAATGGCCAGCCGCGCCCTGCAATGGGCTGTCAGGGAGATGGAGCGCCGCTACCTGCTCATGGAGGAACAGCGGGTCAAGAGTTTTGCAAGCTATAACGAAAGCGCGGAAGAAAAGCTGCCCTACATCGTCATTATTATTGATGAGCTGGCTGATTTGATGATGGTTTCATCCAATGAGGTGGAAACCGCCGTGGCACGACTGGCTCAGATGGCCCGCGCCGCCGGCATGCATCTCATCCTGGCGACCCAGCGTCCTTCGGTGGATGTCCTGACCGGACTGATCAAGGCGAATTTCCCCACCAGGATGTCCTTCAAGGTTTCTTCCAAGATCGATTCCCGCACCATTCTCGATACAAGCGGGGCCGAGCATCTCCTCGGCGCCGGCGACATGCTGCTGCTGCCTCCCGGCTCGTCGCGGCTGAAACGGATACACGGCGCCTATATCTCCGAGCACGAATCGGAGCGGATCGTTAATTTCCTCAAGGAGCAGGCCTCCCCCCGGTATGATGAATCGGTCATGCAGGTGGTGGAAAAGGAAGATAACAATTCGGAGAACGGCGGGGATGAGGATTTCGACGAAAAATACGATGAGGCGGTGGCCTTTGTCTGCGAAGCGGGCCAGGCTTCCATTTCCATGATCCAGCGGCGTCTGCGGGTCGGTTACAACCGGGCGGCGCGCATGATCGAAACCATGGAAAAGGAAGGTGTCATCGGGCCATCCGACGGGGCGAAGCCGCGCGAGATTCTGGCCAAGAAAAATTATTGA
- a CDS encoding DNA helicase UvrD, with protein MKQQSLFPVDTMGGEPGNSRIKANDLNAAQFEAVHCINGPVLVIAGAGSGKTRTLVYRLVHLVEQGVSPENILLLTFTRKAAHEMIGRAANLLDDSCQRVMGGTFHAVANLLLRRYGRHIGYEPNFTILDRADAEGIVNLIKSSLDLGGAGKRFPSKRVILNIISGSVNKSFPFEELVAAQYVHLIEFLGDLLRIRDHYHQFKRDHGLMDYDDLLVHFRDLLARNEDVRREVSSRFRYVMVDEYQDTNHIQAEIVRLVASEHDNVMAVGDDSQSIYSFRGADFRNIMDFPKIFPGTRLIRLEENYRSSETILQATNAIIEQAREKYTKKLFSSIAGGEKPSIFAARDEGEQARFVTKQIIELHEKGLPYHEMAVLFRSGYHSYKLELELSNSRIPFEKRGGLKLTETAHVKDVLSYLRLVENHEDTLSWNRILLHLPKVGPKTVQKIVESLRTAEDHLAVLKNFNAAPAWRQDFQELVKMFYDMRGGLSPAGRFDRVMEYYQPVFERLYHDDFPSRSRDLEQLKIIVAGYKDLRSFLDDTALDPPELTDPFAAQVKDTLILSTVHSAKGLEWDTVFVITLADGKFPSSHCAAFPDQYEEERRLLYVAATRAKSRLFFCYPRETIAPDRSRHYSSISPFLADLPPGLVQNSPAGGTGFGAYGVHSPAIPAQTSSAYPAARGTAVSAPDQLGGKITSTRDLSLGMQVKHGFFGNGQVQKIAGDKTVDVFFPRHGLKTLRLDYANLVIA; from the coding sequence ATGAAACAGCAAAGCCTTTTTCCGGTGGACACGATGGGCGGGGAACCGGGAAATTCCCGTATCAAAGCAAATGACCTCAATGCCGCCCAGTTTGAGGCGGTGCATTGCATCAACGGGCCGGTGCTGGTTATTGCCGGTGCGGGCAGCGGCAAGACGCGCACCCTGGTGTACCGGCTTGTTCATCTTGTCGAGCAGGGGGTGTCGCCGGAAAATATCCTGCTGCTGACCTTTACCCGCAAGGCTGCCCATGAAATGATCGGCCGGGCGGCCAATCTGCTCGATGATTCCTGCCAACGGGTGATGGGCGGAACTTTTCATGCCGTTGCCAATCTGCTTCTGCGCCGTTATGGACGCCATATCGGCTACGAACCCAACTTCACCATCCTGGATCGGGCCGATGCCGAGGGCATCGTCAATCTCATCAAGTCGTCCCTTGATTTAGGGGGCGCCGGCAAACGTTTTCCCTCGAAAAGGGTTATCCTAAATATCATCAGCGGCTCGGTCAACAAGTCCTTTCCCTTTGAGGAGCTGGTCGCGGCCCAATACGTCCACCTGATTGAATTTCTCGGCGACTTGCTGCGCATACGCGACCATTATCATCAGTTCAAGCGTGATCACGGCCTGATGGATTATGACGACCTGCTGGTTCATTTTCGTGATCTGCTGGCGCGCAATGAGGATGTCCGGCGGGAGGTGTCGTCCCGTTTCCGCTATGTGATGGTGGATGAATACCAGGATACCAATCATATTCAGGCGGAAATCGTCAGACTGGTGGCCTCCGAGCATGACAACGTCATGGCCGTGGGTGACGACAGCCAGTCCATCTATAGTTTCAGGGGCGCTGATTTTCGCAATATCATGGATTTCCCGAAGATTTTCCCGGGCACCAGGCTCATCCGGCTTGAGGAAAATTATCGAAGCAGCGAAACGATTCTGCAAGCCACCAACGCCATCATCGAACAGGCTCGGGAAAAATACACCAAAAAACTTTTCAGTTCCATTGCCGGCGGCGAGAAACCGTCGATCTTCGCCGCGCGTGATGAAGGGGAGCAGGCCCGCTTTGTCACCAAACAAATCATCGAACTGCATGAAAAGGGCCTTCCCTATCACGAGATGGCCGTTCTCTTCCGCTCCGGCTATCATTCCTACAAACTTGAACTTGAATTGAGCAACAGCCGGATTCCTTTTGAAAAAAGAGGCGGATTGAAACTGACTGAAACCGCTCATGTGAAAGATGTGCTTTCCTATCTGCGGCTGGTGGAAAATCATGAAGATACCCTGTCCTGGAACAGGATTCTGCTCCATTTGCCCAAGGTCGGACCAAAAACCGTCCAGAAAATCGTTGAATCCCTGCGGACCGCGGAAGACCATCTTGCCGTTCTCAAAAATTTCAATGCCGCCCCCGCCTGGCGGCAGGATTTCCAGGAACTGGTGAAAATGTTTTACGACATGCGCGGCGGTCTTTCTCCTGCCGGCCGATTTGACCGGGTCATGGAATATTACCAGCCGGTCTTTGAACGGCTGTATCATGATGACTTTCCCAGCCGCAGCCGTGATCTGGAGCAGTTGAAGATTATCGTCGCCGGGTATAAGGATCTGCGGTCATTTTTAGATGATACGGCCCTTGATCCGCCTGAATTAACCGATCCTTTTGCCGCGCAGGTCAAGGATACCCTCATTCTGTCGACGGTTCATTCGGCCAAAGGCCTGGAATGGGACACGGTTTTTGTCATCACCCTGGCCGACGGCAAATTCCCTTCCTCCCATTGCGCCGCTTTTCCCGACCAGTATGAAGAGGAAAGGCGACTTCTCTACGTGGCTGCGACCAGGGCGAAATCACGGCTCTTTTTTTGCTATCCCAGGGAAACCATCGCTCCCGACAGATCACGCCATTATTCCTCCATATCTCCCTTTCTTGCCGACCTGCCGCCGGGACTCGTTCAAAACAGCCCTGCCGGAGGAACCGGTTTCGGCGCATACGGAGTGCATTCCCCGGCGATACCGGCGCAGACATCCTCAGCGTACCCGGCAGCGAGGGGCACAGCCGTTTCAGCGCCGGATCAGCTCGGCGGTAAAATCACCTCAACCCGCGATCTCAGTCTCGGCATGCAGGTGAAACACGGATTTTTCGGCAACGGCCAGGTGCAAAAAATAGCGGGCGACAAAACCGTTGATGTTTTTTTCCCCCGCCACGGCCTGAAAACCCTGCGGCTTGATTATGCCAATCTGGTAATAGCTTGA
- a CDS encoding bifunctional 3,4-dihydroxy-2-butanone 4-phosphate synthase/GTP cyclohydrolase II yields the protein MPVSSIEEAIEDIRSGKMIILVDDEDRENEGDLYMAAQMATPEAINFMATHGRGLICLTLTPELLDRLKLPMMVQNNQSPYETAFTVSIEARHGVTTGISAADRARTIQAAVSPDVKPEDLVSPGHVFPLRARRGGVLVRTGQTEGSVDMSRLAGLTPAGVICEIMNEDGTMARMPDLDVFAEKHGLKIATIADLISYRMQKDKLVHRAAETRMPTRYGGEFKAIVYTNDVDDFEHLALVKGDIRPDKPVLVRVHSECLTGDVFGSMRCDCGGQLQAAMRMVDKEGSGVILYMHQEGRGIGLANKIKAYALQDKGMDTVEANLELGFKADLRDYGIGAQILRDLGVSKMKLMTNNPKKIVGLEGYGLQVVDRVKIEMHPVPDNIGYLRCKKDKMGHLLELDSSEE from the coding sequence ATGCCGGTAAGCAGTATTGAAGAGGCAATAGAGGACATTCGATCAGGCAAGATGATCATCCTGGTAGATGATGAGGATCGGGAAAACGAGGGTGATTTATACATGGCGGCGCAGATGGCCACGCCGGAAGCCATCAACTTCATGGCCACCCACGGCCGCGGCTTGATCTGTCTCACCCTGACCCCGGAGCTCCTTGACCGGCTGAAGCTGCCCATGATGGTGCAGAACAATCAGTCCCCTTATGAAACGGCATTCACGGTCAGCATCGAGGCGCGCCATGGGGTTACCACCGGTATTTCCGCGGCGGACAGGGCCCGTACCATTCAGGCGGCGGTTTCTCCCGATGTCAAACCGGAAGACCTCGTCAGCCCCGGCCATGTTTTTCCTTTACGGGCACGACGCGGCGGCGTCCTGGTGCGCACCGGGCAGACCGAAGGCTCGGTGGATATGTCCCGGCTGGCAGGGCTTACCCCCGCAGGGGTCATCTGTGAGATCATGAACGAAGACGGCACCATGGCCCGCATGCCTGATCTTGATGTTTTTGCCGAGAAACATGGTTTGAAGATCGCCACCATTGCCGATCTCATCAGCTACAGAATGCAAAAAGACAAACTTGTGCACCGGGCCGCTGAAACACGAATGCCTACCCGATACGGCGGTGAGTTCAAGGCCATCGTCTATACCAACGATGTGGATGATTTTGAGCACCTGGCCCTGGTCAAGGGTGATATCCGTCCGGATAAACCGGTTCTGGTCCGGGTTCACTCGGAGTGTCTGACCGGAGATGTTTTCGGTTCCATGCGCTGCGACTGCGGCGGCCAGCTGCAGGCGGCCATGCGCATGGTCGACAAGGAGGGCAGCGGGGTCATTCTTTATATGCATCAGGAAGGCAGGGGCATCGGACTGGCCAACAAGATCAAGGCCTATGCCCTGCAGGACAAGGGGATGGATACGGTTGAAGCCAATCTTGAACTGGGTTTCAAGGCGGATTTGCGCGATTACGGCATCGGCGCCCAGATTCTGCGGGACCTCGGGGTGAGCAAGATGAAGCTCATGACCAACAACCCGAAGAAAATCGTCGGTCTTGAGGGATACGGCCTGCAGGTTGTCGACCGGGTGAAAATTGAAATGCATCCGGTGCCGGACAACATCGGGTATCTGCGCTGCAAAAAAGACAAAATGGGCCATCTGCTTGAACTGGATAGCTCGGAAGAATAA
- a CDS encoding 6,7-dimethyl-8-ribityllumazine synthase: protein MAKYFEGNLQAEGQKIGIVLARFNSFIAERLLEGALDTLLRSGAGDDDIEIARVPGAYEIPLVALKMARSARYDAVICLGAVIRGATPHFDFVANEAAKGIAQASMDTGVPIIFGVLTTDTIEQAIERAGSKAGNKGSECASAAVEMVNLLKNLT from the coding sequence ATGGCAAAGTATTTTGAAGGAAATTTACAGGCTGAGGGGCAGAAAATCGGTATCGTGCTGGCCCGTTTCAATTCTTTTATCGCGGAGCGTCTGCTGGAAGGCGCCCTTGACACCCTGCTGCGTTCCGGCGCGGGCGATGATGATATCGAGATAGCCCGGGTGCCCGGTGCCTATGAGATACCTCTGGTGGCGTTGAAAATGGCGCGTTCCGCCCGCTACGATGCGGTTATCTGTCTCGGCGCGGTGATCCGGGGCGCAACCCCGCATTTTGATTTCGTTGCCAATGAGGCGGCCAAGGGGATCGCCCAGGCAAGCATGGACACCGGCGTGCCGATCATTTTCGGCGTGCTGACCACCGACACCATCGAACAGGCCATTGAAAGGGCCGGTTCCAAGGCGGGAAACAAGGGCTCCGAGTGCGCCTCAGCCGCGGTTGAAATGGTCAATCTGCTCAAGAATCTCACATGA
- a CDS encoding pancreas/duodenum homeobox protein 1, with product MAEINDIFTDDVLRELFPRQRADEFFEALFGDAAEGAYDISLKFTNHLPETQELYFALHLIQRPNKCLACNLTYGLPEVFSRHPVINIKGLVADIEKRLGGSPKCKGWALKHTKSVSSALHIIPLVITLE from the coding sequence ATGGCTGAGATAAACGACATATTCACCGACGACGTCCTTCGGGAGCTCTTCCCCCGGCAACGCGCTGATGAATTTTTTGAAGCCCTGTTCGGAGATGCCGCCGAGGGTGCTTACGATATTTCCCTTAAATTCACCAATCACCTGCCCGAAACACAGGAATTGTATTTTGCCCTGCATCTCATCCAGCGGCCCAACAAATGTCTGGCATGCAACCTCACTTACGGACTGCCCGAGGTTTTTTCCAGACACCCGGTGATCAATATCAAGGGGCTTGTCGCCGATATCGAGAAACGGCTCGGCGGCAGCCCGAAATGCAAGGGATGGGCGCTCAAACACACCAAGTCCGTCTCCAGCGCCCTGCACATCATTCCGCTTGTCATCACCCTGGAGTAA